From Synoicihabitans lomoniglobus, the proteins below share one genomic window:
- a CDS encoding CCA tRNA nucleotidyltransferase gives MITLPASLAPVLEAIRRVGRPRLVGGCVRDALLGTTPGDLDIEVGGTDFDTLLAVLRPFGSTDVVGRSFGTIKLRRNGTVYDFSLPRRESKTGTGHRGFKVEPDPLLSDAEAAARRDFTINSMAWDPFDSQLIDPHGGQRDLQVRVLRHTSPAFGEDPLRVLRGMQLAARFDLTLAPETRELCRGIVASGRELPLERIWGEWDKLCLHATTPSRGLHVLRETGWTVLFPEIDALIDTPQEPEWHPEGDVFAHTCHCVDALVGSAAWHHSPPDRRRILILAVLAHDFGKPLTTVRIEKHGTWRWTSPRHASEGLAPTETFLARIGAPLRLAPGILPLVKFHLAHIDGGADGLTDAQLRRLARKLAPASIADLVEVMRADALGRPPLDGRATEKLISGLAERAAQLAVQDRAPTPLVQGRDLVKRGLKPGPAFAPIIAAAYEAQLEGAFSDEQSSSIWLDDYLKHAPL, from the coding sequence GTGATCACCCTCCCCGCTTCACTGGCCCCCGTGCTTGAGGCGATTCGTCGCGTCGGCCGTCCCCGCCTGGTCGGGGGCTGCGTGCGGGACGCCTTACTCGGCACCACGCCCGGCGACCTCGACATTGAGGTAGGGGGCACCGATTTCGATACCTTGCTCGCGGTGCTTCGCCCGTTCGGCTCCACCGATGTGGTGGGCCGCAGCTTTGGCACCATTAAACTCCGGCGAAATGGCACCGTTTACGATTTCTCGCTCCCTCGTCGTGAATCCAAAACCGGCACGGGACACCGCGGATTCAAGGTCGAGCCCGATCCGCTCTTGAGCGACGCCGAAGCCGCCGCCCGTCGCGACTTCACCATTAACTCGATGGCCTGGGACCCCTTCGATTCACAGCTCATCGACCCGCACGGCGGCCAGCGCGACCTCCAGGTTCGCGTGCTCCGACACACCAGTCCGGCGTTCGGGGAAGATCCCCTGAGGGTGCTGCGCGGTATGCAGCTGGCCGCTCGATTCGACCTCACACTCGCCCCGGAAACCCGCGAATTGTGTCGTGGCATCGTCGCATCCGGTCGCGAACTGCCCCTCGAGCGTATTTGGGGAGAATGGGATAAATTGTGCCTGCACGCGACGACGCCCTCGCGCGGTTTACACGTGCTGCGCGAAACCGGATGGACCGTTCTTTTCCCCGAAATCGACGCGCTGATCGATACGCCCCAAGAGCCGGAGTGGCATCCCGAGGGAGACGTTTTTGCCCACACCTGTCACTGTGTTGACGCACTCGTCGGTTCCGCCGCGTGGCACCACAGCCCGCCGGATCGACGCCGCATTCTGATACTCGCCGTGCTCGCTCACGACTTCGGCAAACCCCTTACCACGGTTCGGATCGAAAAACACGGAACGTGGCGCTGGACGAGCCCACGTCATGCCAGCGAGGGCCTCGCCCCTACGGAAACCTTTCTCGCTCGGATTGGCGCGCCCCTGCGGCTGGCCCCCGGCATTCTGCCCCTGGTGAAGTTTCACCTCGCCCACATCGACGGCGGCGCCGATGGCTTGACCGACGCCCAGCTCCGACGATTGGCGCGCAAACTCGCCCCAGCTTCGATCGCCGACCTCGTGGAGGTGATGCGAGCCGACGCGCTCGGGCGTCCGCCACTCGATGGCAGGGCCACGGAAAAGCTCATCTCCGGTCTCGCCGAACGCGCCGCACAATTGGCCGTTCAGGATCGCGCTCCAACTCCGCTGGTGCAGGGCCGGGATCTGGTGAAACGTGGTCTCAAACCGGGACCTGCCTTCGCACCGATTATCGCCGCCGCCTATGAGGCTCAGCTCGAGGGCGCTTTTTCTGATGAACAAAGCTCATCAATTTGGTTGGATGATTATTTGAAGCACGCGCCTTTATGA
- a CDS encoding family 20 glycosylhydrolase, giving the protein MIRAFQWDLARQVERLDWLLAQLPRYSRWGYQELHLHLEDAVDYPSLPGIARRDAYSWAQLQQLVTAASAVGIKVVPIVNLLGHTQYLIKHPDYRDLNELRASDGSPLPTGQICPSHPRSLEVARRLIADVAPLCTAGKVHVGLDESFHLGRHPDSARTIAATGLARYFADYVTALHGIAAEHGLRTGIWADMLVLLPDAIAHLPRGLIAYDWYYHAFARHPRFELHNFREYNLVPALRAQGIDYWGCPMNGAFRFEPMPVFGERIANAQAWWQRCRKTHAEGFLVTGWEAYRLALETTVVVDAAIAGLWLDDDEADQVTLLKRGFERACGKTRAGERARQMLGSDERAFAGYARWELNQRWDTVHGRDGASRYAADVRYFQRTRSVSWPPAFDASLRWREYLAIRDHFVRDAAHRIFRARKLRARNRQQELTTFIKASLALINQFVDATKSAEDAARTMWRTTRADDQVNPNESILECDRERAQSLRQWWSAAHTSPALVQSASNLVGEWQLQAIVHTTHPCLQAVVIQTRDAAGRWTDQLQRYLIEFRTKAARRRTNIRHWISLPLPSPDTPVRFALRGSGQFALSDVHLTDGITELRTVRQPTARSRRVTLGRAQPVINFFALDRTANQAVWQPRWRKPPAG; this is encoded by the coding sequence ATGATTCGCGCCTTTCAATGGGACCTCGCCCGCCAGGTGGAGCGGCTGGATTGGCTGCTCGCCCAGCTCCCCCGGTATTCACGCTGGGGATACCAGGAGCTGCACTTGCACTTGGAGGATGCCGTCGACTACCCCAGTCTGCCCGGCATCGCCCGGCGCGACGCCTACTCGTGGGCGCAGTTACAGCAACTGGTGACCGCGGCCTCCGCGGTCGGCATCAAAGTCGTGCCCATCGTCAATCTGCTCGGGCACACCCAATATTTGATCAAACACCCCGATTATCGGGATCTCAACGAGCTGCGCGCGTCCGACGGGAGTCCGCTGCCGACCGGGCAAATTTGCCCCAGTCACCCTCGCTCCCTGGAAGTCGCCCGTCGCTTGATCGCCGATGTCGCGCCGCTGTGCACCGCCGGCAAAGTGCATGTCGGATTGGACGAATCGTTTCACCTCGGCCGCCACCCTGACAGTGCCCGCACCATCGCCGCGACCGGACTCGCCCGATATTTCGCCGACTATGTCACGGCGTTGCACGGCATCGCCGCCGAACACGGCCTGCGCACCGGCATCTGGGCTGACATGTTGGTCTTACTCCCGGATGCCATCGCGCACCTCCCGCGCGGGCTGATCGCCTACGACTGGTATTACCACGCGTTCGCCCGTCATCCGCGCTTCGAGCTGCACAATTTTCGCGAGTATAACCTGGTGCCCGCCTTGCGCGCCCAAGGCATCGACTATTGGGGCTGCCCCATGAACGGCGCATTTCGTTTTGAACCGATGCCCGTTTTCGGCGAGCGCATCGCCAACGCCCAAGCGTGGTGGCAACGATGCCGGAAAACGCACGCTGAAGGCTTCCTCGTCACGGGCTGGGAGGCCTATCGCCTCGCTCTGGAAACCACGGTGGTCGTCGACGCCGCCATCGCCGGGCTGTGGCTCGACGACGATGAAGCCGACCAAGTGACCTTGCTGAAGCGGGGTTTCGAACGCGCCTGCGGTAAGACGCGGGCGGGCGAACGAGCACGGCAGATGTTGGGAAGCGACGAACGCGCTTTCGCCGGCTACGCGCGTTGGGAATTAAACCAACGCTGGGACACCGTCCACGGGCGTGACGGCGCATCCCGCTATGCCGCCGACGTGCGATACTTCCAACGGACTCGATCGGTGTCGTGGCCGCCTGCATTCGACGCCAGTCTCCGTTGGCGCGAGTATCTCGCCATTCGCGATCACTTTGTCCGCGATGCGGCGCACCGAATATTCCGGGCGCGCAAACTGCGGGCGCGAAACCGACAGCAGGAATTGACCACGTTCATCAAGGCTTCGCTGGCGCTGATAAACCAATTTGTTGACGCAACGAAATCCGCCGAGGATGCCGCGCGAACCATGTGGCGGACGACTCGAGCGGACGATCAAGTTAATCCCAACGAATCCATCCTCGAATGTGATCGTGAGCGGGCTCAATCCCTGCGACAGTGGTGGTCCGCCGCGCACACCTCCCCGGCTCTGGTTCAGTCCGCCTCCAACCTCGTAGGAGAATGGCAACTACAGGCTATCGTGCACACCACCCATCCCTGCTTGCAGGCCGTGGTGATCCAGACGCGGGACGCCGCTGGCCGATGGACGGATCAGCTCCAACGCTATCTGATCGAATTTCGCACCAAGGCCGCCCGCCGGCGGACGAACATCCGTCATTGGATCAGCCTCCCGCTCCCCTCACCCGACACCCCGGTGCGGTTTGCGCTGCGTGGCAGCGGTCAGTTTGCCCTCAGTGACGTGCACCTGACCGACGGAATAACTGAGCTGAGAACGGTGCGTCAGCCCACCGCCCGGAGCCGCCGGGTGACCTTGGGCAGAGCCCAACCCGTGATAAACTTCTTCGCACTCGACCGCACCGCCAATCAAGCCGTGTGGCAGCCGAGATGGCGGAAGCCGCCAGCGGGTTAA
- the tal gene encoding transaldolase: MPSQLEQLKSFTTVVADTGDFESMKAFTPQDATTNPSLILKAAGLPAYEALVDRAIADAGADASMDTIIDRLLVTFGEEILKIVPGRVSSEVDARLSFDTAGTIARGRSIIELYESRGISRDRVLIKIASTWEGIKAAEELEKEGIHCNLTLLFSFAQAVACAEAKVQLISPFVGRILDWHKKATGKEFVGAEDPGVISVTEIYNYYKKFGYKTEVMGASFRNTGEILELAGCDLLTIAPALLKELAESDSTVARKLDPSTSGEADLQQVSFDEKGFRYALNEDAMATEKTAEGIRNFAADIVKLEKLIAAKIG; encoded by the coding sequence ATGCCCTCCCAACTCGAACAACTTAAATCGTTCACAACCGTGGTCGCCGACACCGGCGACTTCGAAAGCATGAAGGCTTTCACGCCGCAGGACGCGACCACGAACCCTTCCCTAATTCTCAAAGCCGCGGGACTTCCCGCCTACGAGGCCCTCGTTGATCGAGCCATTGCCGACGCCGGGGCCGACGCTTCGATGGACACCATCATCGACCGCCTGCTCGTCACTTTCGGCGAGGAGATCTTAAAGATCGTCCCGGGTCGCGTTTCCAGCGAAGTGGACGCCCGCTTGTCCTTCGACACCGCCGGCACCATTGCCCGGGGTCGCAGCATTATCGAGCTCTACGAATCACGCGGCATCTCACGTGACCGCGTGCTGATCAAAATCGCTTCCACCTGGGAAGGCATCAAAGCCGCCGAGGAACTCGAAAAAGAAGGGATTCATTGCAATCTCACCCTGCTGTTTTCCTTCGCTCAAGCCGTCGCTTGTGCCGAGGCCAAGGTGCAGCTCATCTCCCCGTTTGTGGGTCGCATCCTCGATTGGCACAAGAAGGCCACGGGCAAGGAATTTGTCGGTGCCGAAGATCCGGGAGTGATTTCCGTCACCGAGATCTACAACTACTACAAAAAGTTTGGCTACAAGACCGAAGTCATGGGCGCCAGCTTCCGCAACACGGGTGAAATCCTCGAACTCGCCGGCTGCGATCTACTCACCATCGCGCCTGCGCTGCTCAAGGAACTCGCCGAGTCTGACAGCACCGTGGCCCGCAAGCTCGATCCAAGCACCTCGGGTGAGGCCGATCTCCAGCAGGTCAGCTTCGACGAAAAGGGATTCCGCTACGCCCTGAACGAAGACGCCATGGCGACTGAAAAAACCGCCGAAGGCATCCGCAACTTCGCCGCCGACATCGTGAAACTCGAGAAACTCATCGCAGCCAAGATTGGCTGA